The genomic stretch CTAAACCAACATAATATTCTTTTTTAATATCGCAGCCTTCTTCGATAAGTAAGCGCTTAACTTCCTTACCTTCTGGTCCAGTTTGATGAGTAACTAATACTTTACCTAGAATCTCACTAGCATATGTATTTACTTCATCTAAATTTTTTGCTACTTTTACGCCGCCCGCTTTACCGCGACCACCAGCGTGAATTTGAGCTTTTACTACGCATACAGCTGTACCTAATTCTTTTGCTGCTTCTACTGCTTCTTCAACTGTGAATGCAACTTTACCATTTGGTACTTTTACGCCATAGCTTCGTAGGATTTCTTTCCCTTGATACTCATGGATATTCATGATCCATCCTCCCCTTTTAGAACAAGACAAATTAAAACACATCCCTATTGTATCTCTTACAGAATATACTGTAAATACTTTAGTAGAAAAGAATTAAATATTCTATGTTTTTATATAGAAAACCTTTTCAGAAACAATAGATGATGTCAGTTTATCATATTACAATATTAATTTTTAATTTGTTTTTTGTAAATATTAAGAAAATTCTTGCTTCAAATAAAAAAAATACGTCCATTTTCGAAAACATTTGAGTAGCTACCCTAATACTTATAGATGCCAATTTATATGTGTTATTATGTAAGAAAAACCGGGCAAAAAACGCCCGGTCTTTTTTTGCTTAGAGTACAGCAGCAAAAATACCACAGTTTTTAGAACTGTGGTACACCTCAAAATTTATACTTTGTTATCTTTTTAAAAAAATTCTTCGTTGTTACTTGTGTAATTTTAAAAAGCAAATTACTTCAATTAACGAAGGATTTGTAATCGTAATTTTACTTATTCTATACTCTTATGTATTAGAATTAACTTGTTCTTTTATAGGCGCAAATGATCTCCTATGTTCATTTATTATTCCATGCTTTTCAATTGCTTGGAGATGTTCTTTCGTTCCATATCCCATATGCTTTTCAAAGCCGTAGTTTGGATGCTTTAAACTTAGTTCGCACATTAAAGAATCCCTTGTTTCTTTTGCAAGGACAGATGCTGCTGCAATACTTATGCTTGTTGCATCACCTTTAATGATTGATGTTTGAGAAATTTCCATTGGTAGTTTCATTGCATCAATTAATAAATGTTCAGGCAAATGTTTAAGTTGCTCTATTGCACGTTTCATTGCTAATTTTGTTGCTTCATAAATATTGATTTCATCTATTTCGCTTGAGCTAGCCATACCAATTCCATATGAAATTGCTTCTTCCTTAATTCGTTTAACGAAATACTGTCTTTTCTCTTTTGATAATTTTTTTGAGTCATCAAGGCCGATCAGTTCAGTATCTTCTGCTAAAATTACTGCCGCTGCTACTACTGGTCCAGCTAATGGCCCTCTTCCAACCTCATCTACTCCTGCAATTAATTTTACATTTTGCATATATAGATTCTTTTCATATTCCATCATCTTTAAAAATTTTAAGCGAGCTTGCTCTTTTTTTTCTTGTTCTCTATACCACTTTGCAACTAGCTTTTGCACACCAATTCGCTGATCACTTTCAAATTCTTTTAAGAGTTCACTACTTGGGTCAGTTAGTTCATTTAATTTATTTTTTATTTCGTCTATTTTCAGCGACATAAATTTTGTACTCCTTTTTTAACTTTATCTATTTCATTAAAAAAGAAGAAAGTACGCTTACTCATGCGTACTTTCTTCTAGTATTTCATCAGTCACTTCAAGCATCGAAGGATTCTCAAATGTTAATCTGCCTAATTTCCCAGCTCTTAGCTCACGTAAAAATAAATCAGATGTTTTATCATAATCTATAATTCCGCCTGACATTAAAAATCCACGTTTTTTCCCAATATGATCAAAAACATCTACTACATTTTCAGAAAATAAAATTTCATCATTCATGTCGTATCGATCTTTTAATACATTTGGATAATATTCTCTTAAGAATTTAATAGCATAGATCATTACTTCTTGTAAATTAATAATACTGTCTTTTATTGCCCCTGTTGTTGCTAAGCGTAGACCAACAATTTGGTCTTCAAACTTTGGCCATAATATCCCAGGTGTATCAAGCAATTCAATTTCTTTCCCTACTTTTATCCATTGTTGTGCTTGTGTTACGCCGGGACGGTCACCAGTTTTAGCAATATTTTTGCGTGCTAGCTTATTAATTAAAGTCGATTTACCTACGTTAGGAATCCCTACGATTAAAGCTCGAATTGCGCGAGGTTTAATCCCTCTCGATCTCATTTTATCGAATTTCTCTTTAACTAGAATTTCACACGAACTAATAATTGCTTTTAATCCTTGTCCAGAAGCTGCATCAATAGCAATAGCCATTACTCCTTGCTTTTCATAATATGCTAACCATTGCTGCGTATTTCTTGGGTCTGCTAAATCTGCTTTATTTAATAAAAGCAATCTAGGCTTATTTGAAATAATTTCATCGATCATTGGATTTCTTGAAGCTGCTGGTACTCTAGCATCCGCTAATTCAATTACAACATCAATTAATGAAAGCTTTTCAGTAACCTGCCTTCTAGCTTTTGCCATATGACCTGGAAACCATTGAATCGTCATGTTGCCACCTTCTTTATGCAATAAATATTCAAGTTTAATATGGCATTTATTTTGCCATTTTAACCTCAGAGATCGGCCAGAATACAATGCTCGCTCGACCTAAAATTTCTTTTTGACTAACCGTTCCGATAATACGACTATCTTTACTTAATCGACGATTATCCCCTAAAACGAATACTTGTCCTTTTGGTACAGTCTTTTTGCCAGTAATCTCTTCTAGCGTAAAGTCTTCCGTAAGAGGACCATCCTTTGTTTCTTTTTTATATTCATTCAAATATGGTTCTTTATACGGTTTACCGTTAACATATAGAACATCATTTCTATATTCAACTGTGTCACCTGGTAAGCCGATTACACGTTTAATATAATCTTTTTCCTTAGTAGCATGGAAGACTACAATATCAAAACGTTTTGGTTCATGAATCTTGTAAACAATTTTATTTACAATCATTCTACTTTGATCTTGTAATGTTGGCATCATTGAGATACCGTCAACTAAAACCGGTGTAAAAAGGAATGTTCGAATACCAAGTGCAAGTACAAGCGCAATAAAGATTGTTTTAACTAATTCCCAAATTCCACCACTATTGCTTTCTTTCAACCTAAATCCCTCCAATTATAACCATACGTTTTGAAGTATTAACCTTACAAAAGTTAAAACCTTTATTTATGTATTCTATTTTACTTTTTATTATATCCATAATCTACATTTATTGGAAAAAAAGGAGCTTGTTTTATACAAGCTCCTTTCAAAAGACTATCGAAGTTCTTTAATTCTTGCTTTTTTACCAGTAAGTGCACGTAGGTAGTAAAGTTTAGCACGACGTACTTTACCGCGACGAACAACGTCTAATTTAGCAATTTTTGGAGTGTGAATTGGGAACGTACGTTCAACACCAACTCCGTAAGAAATTTTACGAACTGTGAAAGTTTCGCTAATTCCGCCACCACGACGTTTAATAACTACACCTTCGAATAATTGGATACGCTCACGAGTACCCTCAACAACTTTAACGTGAACTCGTACAGTATCACCAGGACGGAATGCTGGTAAGTCAGTTCTTAGTTGTTCTTTTGTAATTTCGTTGATTAAATTTTGCATATTTTATGCGCTCCTTTTCCAACCGATGCTCTTACAAGATACATTGCTCGCAGCGGAACACCGAGAATAAAGGCTTAAGTATTAACTTAAGCCACAAGTTATATTAACATATTCTTTTAGTGCGTGCAACTAGTTTTCTTGTTTTAATTCTTCTTTAACTTGCTCAATCCATTTAGACTCTTTTTCAGATAAAGTGTAGTCCTTAAGTAGATCTGGACGACGTGTTAAAGTTCGTTTAAAAGATTGTTTTGTACGCCATTCCTCAATAAGAGCATGATTTCCAGATAATAATACCTCTGGCACTTTATGTCCTCTAAAATCGGCAGGTCTTGTATAATGGGGATGTTCTAATAATCCTGTACTAAATGAATCTTCTATTTTTGAAGTTGTATTTCCGAGTACACCAGGCAATAAACGAACAACACTATCAGCAATTACCATAGCACCAAGCTCTCCACCAGTTAATACATAATCACCGATTGAGATTTCATCTGTTACGACATGCTCACGAATTCGCTCATCATAGCCTTCATAATGACCACAAATAAAGATTAAATGTTCTTCTTTCGAAAGCTCTTCAGCTTTGCGTTGATTAAATCTCTCTCCTTGAGGGCATAAAAGGACGACTCTAGGCTTATTTTCACTTTTAGATACTAATTCATCCACAGCGTCAAAAATCGGCTGAGGAGCAAGTACCATACCTGCGCCTCCGCCATAAGGATAATCATCAACATTTGAATGTTTATTAGTCGAAAAATCTCTAAAATTAACGCAACGGAATTGGACTGCTTCTTTTTCTTGCGCTTTTTTTAAAATTGAGGAGTTTAATACTCCCTCAAACATTTCCGGAAAAAGTGTTAAAAAGTCTAATTTCATCATAATAGACCTTCCATTAATTCGATTTTAACTTTTTTATTCGTTACATCTACTTCTTTGACAATTTGTTCAATATATGGAATGAGCGCATCCTTTTGACCTTTTCTTTGAATAACCCAAACATCATTCGCTCCTGGAGATAATATTTCTTTTATCTTACCTATTTCTTCTCCATCAATTGTTTCAACTACACAACCGATAATCTCGTGGTAATAGTATTCATTTTTATCTAAATCATGTAGTTGGTCTTCAGTTATCTTTAATATTCCATTTTTCAGTGGCTCTACTGAGTTTAATGACTCATACCCTTCAAATGTAAGTAAATCAAAATTTTTATGTACACGGTGACTCGTTACGATTAATTTAATTGGTGTAGTTTCATTTTCTTTAAATAAATAAAGTGAATTTCCTTTTTTGTAACGTTTCTCAGGAAAATCAGTTCTTGAAATAACGCGAACCTCTCCACGAATTCCATGAGTATTTACAATTTTTCCGACATTTAAATATTTTTCCATTCGATTACCTCTATATATAAAATTTCTTAAGTTTATAGTTAGTTTTACCATTCAGGTTGCATATATGTCTACTAATGTTGAAAACGGCCCTTAGCTATAGCCAAGGACCGTCTTACATTACTGAATATCTAAGTGAATACGTTTTGCGTGTTCATTACTTGCTGCGTAAACAACCGTACGAATCGCTTTAGCAATTTTACCATGTTTGCCAATCACTCTACCAGCATCTTCAGGGTTTACCTGTAAATGAAAGAATAGATTGTTCTCATCTTCTTTTACTTGAAGTGAAATATCCTCTGGATGATCTACAAGACTTGAAACAATTGCATTGATGAGTGTATTCATCTTTTTTTCCATAATTACTTGCCGTTGCGAGCGTTGTGGAATTTCTCTAAGATACCAGCTTTAGAGAATAAGTTACGAACTGTATCAGATGGTTTAGCACCTGTTCCTAACCATTTTAATGCTGCTTCTTCATTGATTTTGATTTCAGCTGGTTGAGCAACTGGATTGTAAGTTCCAATTTCCTCGATGAAACGTCCGTCACGAGGAGAACGAGCATCTGCTACTACTACACGATAAAAAGGAGATTTTTTTGCTCCCATACGTTTTAAACGAATTTTAACTGCCATTTTTAAAGCACCTCCGAAAATATTTACAACGTTTTATATATTATCAAAAACCAATACTGTTTGTAAAGTAAAATTTCTTAACAGCATAATTTTTTATTAAATGATGTTTAAATGTTGGAAAATTATACAAAAAGATTAGAATAAGCCCGGAAATTTGAAACCCTTCTTCTTCCCTTTTTGCATACCGCCCATCATTTTCATCATTTTTTTCATCTCTTCAAACTGTTTTAATAAACGGTTTATTTCTTGAACAGGACGCCCAGAGCCTTTAGCTATTCGCTTTCTGCGACTAGAGTTAATAATATCTGGAGTAAGCTTTTCCTGTTTTGTCATCGATTGAATAATTGCCTCTACATGAGCGATTTGTTTATCGTCAATTTGCAGATCATTCAACCCTTTTATTTTGTTTGCACCTGGCATCATTTTTAAAATATCGCCAAGTGGACCCATTTTTTTAACTTGGGAAAGTTGGTCTAAGAAATCATCCAAAGTAAAAGATGCATTTCTTAATTTTTGTTCCATTTCTTTTGCTTTTTCTTGGTCTACGTTTTCTTGTGCTTTTTCAATAAGAGTAAGCACATCACCCATACCTAGAATACGTGATGCCATTCGTTCTGGATGGAACGGCTCAATTGCATCTAGTTTCTCACCAAGTCCAACAAATTTAATTGGAGTATTTGTAACTGCACGAATTGATAGAGCAGCACCACCACGAGTGTCGCCGTCTAGCTTCGTTAGAACAACTCCAGTTAAACCTAATTGTTCATTAAAACTTTGTGCCACATTGACTGCATCTTGTCCTGTCATTGCATCAACAACTAGGAAGATTTCTTCAGGTTTAGAAAGTTCTTTAATTTGTGCAAGTTCTTCCATTAAACCTTCGTCAATATGTAAACGACCGGCAGTATCAATTAGAACATAATCAAGATGTTCATCCTTTGCATGTTGAATTGCTTGTTTTGCAATCTCAACTGGACTTACTTGATCGCCTAATGAAAACACTGGCATATCTAACTGTTTACCTAAAGTTTGTAGCTGTTTAATCGCTGCAGGACGATAAATATCTGCTGCAACTAAAAGCGGATTACGATTATACTTTTTGCGAAGTAAATTAGCTAATTTACCAGTCGTAGTTGTTTTACCAGCACCTTGTAAACCAACCATCATAATAACAGTCGGCGGGCGATTTGCAACAGCAATTTTGCTTTGTTCTCCACCCATTAATGCAGTTAGTTCTTCTTGAACTACTTTAACAACATGTTGACCAGGCGTTAAGCTTTGTAATACCTCTTGTCCAACAGCTCGTTCAGAAACACGTTTCACAAAATCTTTAACAACTTTAAAGTTAACATCCGCCTCAAGTAACGCAAGACGAACTTCTCTCATCATTTCCTTGACATCAGATTCAGATACTTTACCTTTGCCTCGAACCTTTTGTAATGTCTTTTGAAGTCGGTCGGCTAATCCTTCAAATGCCATAAAACCGTCCTCCTTATTATTCTAATTTCTCTAACGCATCGATTAATCGAAGAAAATCGTTATCTACAACTTTACTCTTTTCAGCGTAAGTTTTCAATTGATTTAATATTTCATTTCGTTGTTGAAATTTTTTTAGAAGTAATAATTTCTCTTCATACTCTTCTAGCATTGCTTCAGTTCGCTTTATATTATCATAAACCGCCTGTCTACTAATGCTAAACTCTTCTGCAATCTCACCTAAAGAATAGTCATCTAAATAATATAGTGACATATAGTTTTGTTGTTTTGGAGTTAAAAGAGATTGATAAAAATCATATAGATAATTTATTCTCATCGTCTTATCTAACATGGTATGATCTGCCAAAACTATCACTCCTTTGTTAAGTGATTTGCCTTTACATATGCTAGTTTACCTAAAAGCTAAACTTCTGTCAAGTTTTTTACTTGACGTTACTTCAAGATTTAGGAAGCGCGGGATCAAGGAAAGATAAACCTCGTTTTACCACCCTTCCAATTTGTACCTAATTTAGCATTATGCTTGTTCCTTACTAATTAAATCACCAAATAGTCCATATACGAATTGTTCTGCTTGGAATGGTTGTAGATCGTCCATTTGTTCTCCTAGCCCAACGAATTTTACTGGTACTTTTAGTTCGTTTCGGATTGCTAATACAATACCGCCTTTTGCAGTTCCGTCTAGTTTCGTTAAGACAATTCCCGTTACATTTGTTGCTTCGGAGAATGTTTTTGCTTGAACAAGGCCGTTTTGACCAGTTGTAGCATCAATGACAAGTAAAACTTCATGAGGTGCTCCTGGTACTTCCCTAGCAATAACGTTACGTACTTTTTCTAGTTCTTTCATTAAGTTTACTTTGTTTTGCAAGCGCCCAGCTGTATCGCAAAGTAACACATCTACTTTACGAGCTTTTGCAGCTTGTACCGCGTCAAACATTACTGCTGCAGGGTCTGAACCTTCACCTTGTTTAATTGTTTCAACACCGACACGATTTCCCCAAACTTCTAATTGATCAATTGCACCAGCTCTAAATGTGTCACCTGCTGCAAGCAATACTTTTTTGCCATCAGATTTAAGTTTATGTGCGATTTTTCCAATCGAAGTTGTTTTACCTACACCGTTAACACCGACGAATAAAACAACTGTTAAACCATTTGGATTCATGTTGATTTCAAATGAATCCTCAGTTAAATCGTCACCTTTATACAATTCAACTAATTTTTCAGAAATTACTTCTTGAACAGCTTTTGGATCTTGAATATTTTTTCGCTTTACTTCATATTTTAATTCTTCGACTAATTCCATTACTGTGTTTACGCCAACATCAGCCATAATTAGAATTTCTTCAAGCTCTTCAAAAAAATCTTCATCTACTTTACGGTATCTAGCAAATAAATCATTTAGACCATCTGTCAGATTATTTCTAGACTTCTCTAATCCAGATTTAAATTTTTGAGTCACTGACTCAGTTTGCTTTGAGATTGTTTCTTTTAATTTCTTAAAAAAGCTCATAATTTCAATCCTTTCTAATTACCATTCGATAGTAATGCTTCTCCTTCATCTAAACGGACAGATACAAGTGTTGAAACACCGTATTCTTGCATTGTTACTCCGTATAGCACATCACACTCTTCCATCGTTCCTTTACGATGTGTTATGACAATAAACTGCGTTTGTTCACTAAAGTATTTTAGGAATTTTGCAAATCGAGCTACATTGGCTTCGTCTAGTGCAGCTTCAACCTCATCTAGTACACAGAAAGGTACTGGACGAACTTGTAAAATGGC from Arthrobacter citreus encodes the following:
- a CDS encoding ribonuclease HII, with amino-acid sequence MSLKIDEIKNKLNELTDPSSELLKEFESDQRIGVQKLVAKWYREQEKKEQARLKFLKMMEYEKNLYMQNVKLIAGVDEVGRGPLAGPVVAAAVILAEDTELIGLDDSKKLSKEKRQYFVKRIKEEAISYGIGMASSSEIDEINIYEATKLAMKRAIEQLKHLPEHLLIDAMKLPMEISQTSIIKGDATSISIAAASVLAKETRDSLMCELSLKHPNYGFEKHMGYGTKEHLQAIEKHGIINEHRRSFAPIKEQVNSNT
- the ylqF gene encoding ribosome biogenesis GTPase YlqF translates to MTIQWFPGHMAKARRQVTEKLSLIDVVIELADARVPAASRNPMIDEIISNKPRLLLLNKADLADPRNTQQWLAYYEKQGVMAIAIDAASGQGLKAIISSCEILVKEKFDKMRSRGIKPRAIRALIVGIPNVGKSTLINKLARKNIAKTGDRPGVTQAQQWIKVGKEIELLDTPGILWPKFEDQIVGLRLATTGAIKDSIINLQEVMIYAIKFLREYYPNVLKDRYDMNDEILFSENVVDVFDHIGKKRGFLMSGGIIDYDKTSDLFLRELRAGKLGRLTFENPSMLEVTDEILEESTHE
- the lepB gene encoding signal peptidase I produces the protein MKESNSGGIWELVKTIFIALVLALGIRTFLFTPVLVDGISMMPTLQDQSRMIVNKIVYKIHEPKRFDIVVFHATKEKDYIKRVIGLPGDTVEYRNDVLYVNGKPYKEPYLNEYKKETKDGPLTEDFTLEEITGKKTVPKGQVFVLGDNRRLSKDSRIIGTVSQKEILGRASIVFWPISEVKMAK
- the rplS gene encoding 50S ribosomal protein L19: MQNLINEITKEQLRTDLPAFRPGDTVRVHVKVVEGTRERIQLFEGVVIKRRGGGISETFTVRKISYGVGVERTFPIHTPKIAKLDVVRRGKVRRAKLYYLRALTGKKARIKELR
- the trmD gene encoding tRNA (guanosine(37)-N1)-methyltransferase TrmD — its product is MKLDFLTLFPEMFEGVLNSSILKKAQEKEAVQFRCVNFRDFSTNKHSNVDDYPYGGGAGMVLAPQPIFDAVDELVSKSENKPRVVLLCPQGERFNQRKAEELSKEEHLIFICGHYEGYDERIREHVVTDEISIGDYVLTGGELGAMVIADSVVRLLPGVLGNTTSKIEDSFSTGLLEHPHYTRPADFRGHKVPEVLLSGNHALIEEWRTKQSFKRTLTRRPDLLKDYTLSEKESKWIEQVKEELKQEN
- the rimM gene encoding ribosome maturation factor RimM gives rise to the protein MEKYLNVGKIVNTHGIRGEVRVISRTDFPEKRYKKGNSLYLFKENETTPIKLIVTSHRVHKNFDLLTFEGYESLNSVEPLKNGILKITEDQLHDLDKNEYYYHEIIGCVVETIDGEEIGKIKEILSPGANDVWVIQRKGQKDALIPYIEQIVKEVDVTNKKVKIELMEGLL
- a CDS encoding KH domain-containing protein; amino-acid sequence: MNTLINAIVSSLVDHPEDISLQVKEDENNLFFHLQVNPEDAGRVIGKHGKIAKAIRTVVYAASNEHAKRIHLDIQ
- the rpsP gene encoding 30S ribosomal protein S16, with protein sequence MAVKIRLKRMGAKKSPFYRVVVADARSPRDGRFIEEIGTYNPVAQPAEIKINEEAALKWLGTGAKPSDTVRNLFSKAGILEKFHNARNGK
- the ffh gene encoding signal recognition particle protein, whose protein sequence is MAFEGLADRLQKTLQKVRGKGKVSESDVKEMMREVRLALLEADVNFKVVKDFVKRVSERAVGQEVLQSLTPGQHVVKVVQEELTALMGGEQSKIAVANRPPTVIMMVGLQGAGKTTTTGKLANLLRKKYNRNPLLVAADIYRPAAIKQLQTLGKQLDMPVFSLGDQVSPVEIAKQAIQHAKDEHLDYVLIDTAGRLHIDEGLMEELAQIKELSKPEEIFLVVDAMTGQDAVNVAQSFNEQLGLTGVVLTKLDGDTRGGAALSIRAVTNTPIKFVGLGEKLDAIEPFHPERMASRILGMGDVLTLIEKAQENVDQEKAKEMEQKLRNASFTLDDFLDQLSQVKKMGPLGDILKMMPGANKIKGLNDLQIDDKQIAHVEAIIQSMTKQEKLTPDIINSSRRKRIAKGSGRPVQEINRLLKQFEEMKKMMKMMGGMQKGKKKGFKFPGLF
- a CDS encoding putative DNA-binding protein: MLDKTMRINYLYDFYQSLLTPKQQNYMSLYYLDDYSLGEIAEEFSISRQAVYDNIKRTEAMLEEYEEKLLLLKKFQQRNEILNQLKTYAEKSKVVDNDFLRLIDALEKLE
- the ftsY gene encoding signal recognition particle-docking protein FtsY, whose amino-acid sequence is MSFFKKLKETISKQTESVTQKFKSGLEKSRNNLTDGLNDLFARYRKVDEDFFEELEEILIMADVGVNTVMELVEELKYEVKRKNIQDPKAVQEVISEKLVELYKGDDLTEDSFEINMNPNGLTVVLFVGVNGVGKTTSIGKIAHKLKSDGKKVLLAAGDTFRAGAIDQLEVWGNRVGVETIKQGEGSDPAAVMFDAVQAAKARKVDVLLCDTAGRLQNKVNLMKELEKVRNVIAREVPGAPHEVLLVIDATTGQNGLVQAKTFSEATNVTGIVLTKLDGTAKGGIVLAIRNELKVPVKFVGLGEQMDDLQPFQAEQFVYGLFGDLISKEQA